From the genome of Armatimonadota bacterium, one region includes:
- a CDS encoding SRPBCC domain-containing protein, which translates to MNIQLQPDKPMSAIKEETGRALDDWFDLLDKEVGIDAGRRKIIEHLYVNHKVDAWWATTINIEYEARHNRVEKDGRPKGYSICVTKTIACDLTAAYKTWLDPKAQERWLGGALPGAIKRERENKDLRYDWQHPDCQPGGVVDVVFQDKGGGKTYVMVTHDRLQGRPEADGARVAWGDALNRLKSMLEA; encoded by the coding sequence ATGAACATTCAACTCCAGCCCGACAAACCGATGAGCGCGATCAAAGAGGAAACCGGTCGTGCGCTCGACGACTGGTTCGACCTTTTGGACAAAGAGGTCGGCATTGACGCCGGTCGCCGAAAGATCATCGAGCATCTCTATGTCAATCACAAAGTTGATGCCTGGTGGGCGACTACCATCAACATCGAATACGAAGCGCGACATAACAGGGTCGAAAAGGACGGCCGGCCAAAGGGCTACAGCATCTGCGTTACCAAGACCATCGCCTGCGATCTGACAGCGGCCTACAAAACTTGGCTCGACCCCAAAGCGCAAGAACGGTGGCTGGGCGGCGCGTTGCCCGGGGCGATCAAGCGCGAGCGCGAGAACAAAGACCTGCGCTACGATTGGCAGCATCCCGATTGTCAGCCGGGCGGCGTGGTGGACGTGGTGTTTCAGGACAAAGGCGGCGGCAAGACCTATGTAATGGTAACCCACGACCGCCTGCAGGGTCGGCCAGAAGCAGACGGGGCGCGAGTTGCCTGGGGCGACGCGCTTAACCGCCTGAAGTCGATGCTCGAAGCTTAG
- a CDS encoding quinate 5-dehydrogenase has product MKRIVSVSLGSSRRDKRTEATLLGERFLIERIGTDGDLRRYARMFRDLDGQADALGVGGADLYLWMDDRRYVFRTVQRLVSGAVKTPVVDGSGLKNTLERETVRYLTETGAINRQTKVLMVAAVDRFGMAQALAESCDQVVYGDLVFGIGFPLPIRSYRMLRILARLLLPVITRLPFQWFYPTGSKQESRKPRAPKLFAEADLIAGDWHIIRRYMPDDLKGKVVLTNTLRKADIDLLKEAGVEKAIATTPEFEGESFGTNVMEGVLVALLGRRPEELTPQDYLSALEKLSWKPTVVKLQTVSPDFVAARPGGSS; this is encoded by the coding sequence ATGAAGCGGATCGTCTCGGTGAGTTTGGGGTCTTCCCGCCGGGACAAACGAACCGAAGCGACGCTCCTGGGCGAGCGTTTCTTGATCGAGCGTATCGGCACAGACGGGGACTTGCGCCGATACGCTCGGATGTTTCGCGATCTGGACGGCCAGGCCGATGCGCTGGGCGTCGGCGGCGCCGACCTTTACCTTTGGATGGACGACCGTCGTTACGTCTTTCGCACGGTCCAAAGGTTGGTGAGCGGCGCGGTCAAGACGCCCGTGGTGGACGGCAGCGGCCTCAAAAACACGCTAGAGCGGGAAACCGTTCGATACCTGACGGAGACAGGCGCTATCAATCGCCAGACCAAAGTCTTGATGGTGGCGGCGGTGGATCGGTTTGGGATGGCGCAGGCGCTGGCCGAGAGCTGCGATCAGGTTGTCTACGGCGATCTGGTATTTGGGATCGGTTTCCCTTTGCCCATTCGATCGTATCGAATGCTACGGATTCTGGCGCGTTTGCTATTGCCCGTCATCACTCGGCTTCCCTTTCAGTGGTTCTATCCGACCGGGTCGAAGCAAGAGAGCCGGAAGCCTCGCGCGCCAAAATTGTTCGCAGAGGCCGACTTGATCGCTGGCGACTGGCACATCATCCGACGCTATATGCCCGACGATCTGAAAGGGAAAGTCGTGCTGACCAACACGCTGCGGAAGGCCGACATCGATCTTCTAAAGGAAGCGGGCGTCGAGAAGGCGATCGCGACAACGCCCGAGTTCGAAGGCGAATCGTTCGGCACGAACGTGATGGAAGGCGTTTTGGTCGCGCTGTTGGGCAGACGGCCGGAAGAACTGACCCCCCAAGACTATCTATCGGCTCTTGAAAAATTGAGCTGGAAGCCAACCGTTGTGAAACTTCAGACGGTTAGCCCGGATTTTGTCGCTGCACGTCCGGGTGGTTCCAGTTGA
- a CDS encoding NYN domain-containing protein, whose translation MSSSTNYAAVFIDFENIYYYIQNTIGDRVDAGDCMMEMVRSLRQWVWEERSESVILQHAYADFEKLSHQVLGSLYLLGVETHNVLGTEHKNAADMRLCIDVMEAMYTRPEIRTFVFLAGDRDYIPVVQHLRKHARTVLVVAFQKNVSGDLLINVGEEHFLDAKSLMPQSQQVMFNFPRQQKPVARATAAVASRPATPPKPPAPEDFSKPREIDDENSLQALDILMRRFGHYPEVYVANFLRELRAETPLLADFERKASISDLEDRGAIRVEKRPGEPHDYSVILINWNHPDVQRQNPG comes from the coding sequence ATGAGCTCTTCGACCAACTACGCCGCCGTTTTCATCGATTTCGAGAACATCTACTACTACATTCAGAACACGATCGGCGATCGAGTGGACGCGGGCGACTGCATGATGGAGATGGTGCGCAGCCTGCGCCAATGGGTTTGGGAGGAGCGCAGCGAGAGCGTCATCCTTCAGCACGCCTACGCCGATTTCGAGAAACTCAGCCATCAAGTCTTAGGCTCGCTCTACCTGTTGGGGGTCGAAACCCACAATGTGCTGGGCACCGAGCACAAGAACGCCGCCGACATGCGCCTTTGCATCGATGTGATGGAAGCGATGTATACCCGCCCGGAGATTCGCACGTTCGTCTTCTTGGCCGGAGATCGCGATTACATTCCGGTCGTTCAGCACCTTCGCAAGCACGCCCGGACCGTGCTGGTCGTCGCTTTTCAAAAGAACGTCTCGGGCGACCTGCTGATCAACGTGGGCGAAGAGCATTTTCTGGACGCCAAGTCGCTGATGCCGCAGTCGCAACAGGTCATGTTCAACTTTCCGCGGCAACAGAAGCCGGTGGCGCGCGCAACGGCCGCGGTCGCCAGCCGCCCGGCGACGCCGCCCAAGCCCCCCGCGCCCGAAGACTTCAGCAAGCCTCGAGAGATCGACGATGAGAACTCCCTGCAAGCCTTGGACATCCTCATGCGCCGATTTGGGCATTATCCAGAGGTCTATGTGGCGAACTTTCTAAGGGAGCTTCGCGCCGAAACGCCGCTGCTGGCCGATTTTGAGCGAAAAGCCTCTATCAGCGATTTAGAGGATCGCGGCGCGATCCGAGTCGAGAAGCGCCCGGGAGAGCCGCACGACTATTCGGTCATTCTGATCAACTGGAACCACCCGGACGTGCAGCGACAAAATCCGGGCTAA
- a CDS encoding 6-carboxytetrahydropterin synthase: MPRARIHRKAEFESSHFMRVPTWSEAENERAFGRLTRPHGHNYVVEAGVEGPIDKKNFWVVNIKDLDDAMRDWVVEPLDHKCLNLDVPFFRDRNPTCENLALYVWQALDGKVGNCTLCRTAAKEYDWLGASYFGEIIGGLPMARLTRTYEFSAVHRLHRPELSDEENEAIFGKCSWPNGHGHSYRAEIAISGPIHAETGMVFDLALLDRIVQAEVIDRLDFKNLNEEVPELKGQIPTTEVLARFIYQAVKPHIAAPAALKRTRIYETHKSWFDYEEE, from the coding sequence ATGCCCCGCGCCCGAATCCATCGCAAGGCCGAGTTCGAATCGTCGCATTTCATGCGCGTTCCGACCTGGAGCGAGGCTGAAAACGAGCGCGCGTTCGGTCGCCTAACCCGCCCTCACGGACACAATTACGTGGTGGAGGCAGGGGTCGAAGGACCGATCGACAAGAAGAACTTTTGGGTTGTAAACATCAAGGATTTGGACGACGCAATGCGCGATTGGGTCGTCGAACCTTTGGATCACAAGTGCCTGAACCTAGACGTGCCGTTCTTTCGAGATAGAAATCCGACCTGCGAGAATCTGGCGCTCTATGTGTGGCAGGCGCTGGATGGGAAAGTTGGAAATTGCACACTATGCCGCACTGCCGCCAAGGAGTACGATTGGCTGGGCGCGTCTTACTTTGGAGAGATTATCGGAGGATTGCCTATGGCCCGCCTGACGAGAACCTACGAGTTCTCTGCCGTGCACCGGTTGCATCGACCGGAGTTGTCCGACGAAGAAAACGAAGCGATATTTGGCAAGTGCAGCTGGCCGAACGGCCACGGCCATAGCTACCGAGCCGAGATCGCGATCAGCGGGCCGATCCACGCCGAGACGGGCATGGTGTTCGATCTCGCTCTGCTCGATCGAATCGTGCAAGCCGAGGTGATCGATCGGCTGGACTTTAAGAACCTGAACGAAGAGGTGCCGGAATTAAAGGGCCAGATACCGACGACCGAAGTACTGGCCCGGTTCATCTACCAGGCCGTTAAGCCGCACATTGCCGCGCCCGCCGCGCTCAAGCGAACGCGGATCTATGAGACGCACAAGAGCTGGTTCGACTACGAGGAAGAATGA
- a CDS encoding SDR family oxidoreductase: protein MSEMRGKRAVVTGGSKGIGRAVGQRLAQEGVAVWLVSRTMEGALPEGCQGFACDVADFEAVREMAAQIGPIDLLVNAAGVAGFESVMDSDPALWRRVIETNLIGAYHCAKVFLPGMLTKRSGHILNIGSVASYTAFPGATAYCASKAGLLMFSRSLAMEVRGEGVKVSALLPGATDTPLWETTSSRPPKDEMMKPEHIAEAAMAILTQPEGSVIDELRVMPPLGVL, encoded by the coding sequence ATGAGCGAAATGAGAGGCAAGAGGGCGGTCGTAACCGGCGGCAGCAAGGGAATCGGACGGGCGGTCGGGCAACGCCTGGCGCAAGAAGGCGTCGCAGTATGGTTGGTTTCTCGGACGATGGAGGGCGCTTTGCCCGAGGGTTGTCAGGGATTCGCCTGCGACGTTGCCGACTTTGAGGCCGTGCGAGAGATGGCGGCTCAGATAGGACCGATCGACCTCTTGGTGAACGCGGCGGGGGTCGCAGGATTTGAAAGCGTTATGGATTCGGACCCGGCGCTGTGGCGGCGAGTTATTGAGACCAACCTGATCGGCGCCTACCACTGCGCAAAAGTTTTTTTGCCGGGGATGTTGACAAAACGCAGCGGCCATATCCTTAACATTGGGTCGGTGGCATCGTACACCGCGTTTCCCGGCGCGACGGCCTACTGCGCGTCCAAAGCCGGATTGCTAATGTTCTCGCGATCGTTGGCGATGGAGGTGCGAGGCGAAGGCGTTAAGGTCTCTGCGCTGTTGCCCGGCGCGACGGATACGCCGCTATGGGAGACGACCAGTTCTCGCCCGCCCAAGGATGAAATGATGAAACCGGAACATATAGCGGAGGCCGCAATGGCGATTTTGACTCAGCCGGAAGGTTCGGTGATCGATGAGTTGCGAGTGATGCCGCCGTTAGGGGTGCTTTAG
- the trpB gene encoding tryptophan synthase subunit beta, which yields MKLPDERGYFGRFGGRYVPETLIPALQELTEFYSALGPEYWSELDSILKSYAGRPTPLYRADRLSADAGCKVYLKREDLCHTGAHKINNAIGQALIAKRMGKARVIAETGAGQHGVATATACARFGLQCEVYMGEEDMRRQELNVVRMQMLGAKVLPVSSGSKTLKDATSEAIRDWVTNVRDTYYIIGSCVGPHPYPMIVRDLQSVIGREAKEQILRLEGRLPDVAIACVGGGSNAIGLFHPFLDDPVRLIGVEAAGEGVETGRHAVSIGAGRLGILHGSANLTLQTEDGQIQEAHSISAGLDYPGSGPEHGYLKETGRAEYVSITDDEALAAFARLAETEGLIPALESAHAIAYLYKAGFEQNQLAIVNLSGRGDKDVDAVSRRLGWRA from the coding sequence GTGAAGCTTCCAGACGAGCGAGGCTACTTTGGTCGGTTTGGCGGGCGCTATGTGCCCGAAACGCTGATCCCGGCGCTTCAAGAGCTGACCGAGTTCTACTCTGCGCTTGGCCCAGAGTATTGGAGCGAACTGGATTCGATCTTGAAATCGTATGCCGGACGCCCGACGCCGCTCTATCGAGCGGATCGACTGAGCGCAGACGCAGGCTGCAAGGTTTATCTAAAGCGGGAGGACCTGTGCCACACCGGCGCGCACAAGATCAACAACGCGATCGGCCAGGCGCTGATCGCTAAGCGCATGGGCAAGGCGCGGGTGATTGCCGAGACCGGCGCAGGACAGCACGGAGTAGCGACGGCGACCGCCTGCGCGCGGTTCGGTCTGCAGTGCGAAGTCTATATGGGCGAAGAGGACATGCGCCGACAGGAGCTGAACGTCGTGCGAATGCAGATGTTGGGCGCAAAGGTTCTGCCGGTCTCCAGCGGATCGAAAACCCTGAAAGACGCGACCAGCGAGGCGATCCGCGATTGGGTAACGAACGTTCGCGATACCTACTACATCATAGGTTCTTGCGTCGGGCCGCATCCCTACCCGATGATCGTGCGCGATTTGCAGTCGGTCATCGGGCGCGAAGCGAAAGAGCAGATATTGCGTTTGGAAGGACGATTGCCCGATGTGGCCATTGCCTGCGTGGGTGGCGGCAGCAACGCAATCGGCCTCTTTCATCCATTCCTCGACGACCCGGTGCGGCTGATCGGCGTCGAAGCGGCGGGAGAGGGCGTGGAGACGGGCCGCCATGCCGTTAGCATCGGCGCAGGCAGGCTGGGCATCTTGCACGGCAGCGCGAACCTGACGCTGCAAACCGAAGACGGTCAGATTCAGGAGGCGCATTCGATCTCTGCCGGTTTGGACTATCCGGGCAGCGGGCCGGAGCACGGATATTTGAAAGAGACCGGTCGGGCGGAGTATGTTTCGATCACGGACGACGAAGCGCTGGCGGCCTTTGCGCGTCTGGCCGAAACGGAAGGGTTGATCCCGGCATTAGAATCGGCGCACGCGATCGCTTACCTATACAAAGCAGGCTTCGAACAAAATCAGTTAGCGATCGTGAACCTTTCTGGGCGGGGCGATAAAGATGTGGACGCAGTCTCGCGCCGTCTTGGCTGGAGAGCATGA
- a CDS encoding alcohol dehydrogenase catalytic domain-containing protein, which yields MRAFRLVGPGRLALVDMEPPVATSGEVIVRVLACGLCGTDVHIKQSGHYGWDGGAITLGHEILGEADGRRVVVEPQLFCRSCRFCLSGRPNVCENLKHLGIGCDGGFQERLAIPKANLHDAPKVENWQAALVEPVAGCVAALKLAKIEDGMTLGIVGLGFFGQTIAQIARMRGASKIIGVDPSERRRRLAEECGAISRSYAPEDAIDRLADVAIDAAGSTTAPATALKLAEKAGTIVVFGYDRQPTTLNWYDILSKELTVVGCKSSAHAWPEALRLTPNLDLAPLVKTYPFERAEEAFADMERGDVLKPVLMFDG from the coding sequence ATGAGGGCGTTTCGCCTGGTCGGCCCCGGCCGATTGGCCCTGGTCGATATGGAGCCGCCTGTTGCGACTTCAGGCGAGGTTATCGTCAGGGTTTTGGCCTGCGGTCTGTGCGGCACGGACGTTCACATCAAGCAGAGCGGCCATTATGGATGGGACGGCGGCGCCATCACGCTGGGGCACGAGATTCTGGGCGAGGCCGATGGTCGGCGCGTCGTCGTGGAGCCGCAACTTTTCTGCCGATCGTGCCGATTCTGCCTGTCCGGGCGGCCCAACGTTTGCGAAAACTTGAAGCACTTGGGCATCGGTTGCGACGGCGGATTTCAGGAACGCTTGGCCATTCCCAAGGCGAATCTACACGACGCGCCCAAAGTCGAGAATTGGCAGGCGGCGCTGGTCGAGCCGGTAGCCGGTTGCGTCGCCGCGCTCAAACTGGCCAAGATAGAAGACGGGATGACGCTCGGCATCGTCGGTCTTGGGTTCTTTGGGCAAACCATCGCGCAGATCGCGCGAATGCGGGGCGCGTCCAAGATTATCGGCGTCGATCCGAGCGAAAGGCGACGGCGGTTGGCGGAAGAGTGCGGCGCGATTTCACGCTCATATGCGCCCGAAGATGCGATCGATCGCTTGGCCGATGTCGCGATCGATGCTGCCGGATCGACCACAGCTCCGGCAACGGCCCTTAAATTGGCCGAGAAAGCGGGCACGATCGTCGTTTTTGGCTACGACCGGCAACCGACGACGCTGAACTGGTACGACATTCTGAGCAAGGAACTGACCGTCGTTGGTTGCAAATCGAGCGCCCATGCGTGGCCGGAAGCATTGCGCCTGACGCCGAATCTCGACCTGGCGCCGCTTGTTAAGACTTACCCGTTCGAACGGGCCGAAGAGGCGTTTGCCGACATGGAACGCGGCGATGTTTTGAAGCCTGTACTCATGTTCGATGGGTAG
- a CDS encoding 4-coumarate--CoA ligase family protein, which yields MIFKSPYPQIEIPNQSLTDYVFAHSGSYLDRPALIDGPTGRELSYGKLIGMIRMAAAGLAAKGFTKGDAIAIYSPNIPEYVVAIHAAARLGGIVSTANPLYTADELAFQLRDSRAKMLFTIPQLMDKASDAAKQVGGAEIVVFGEAEGATPFATLFQHGDQPPNASIDPTGDTVCLPYSSGTTGMPKGVMLTHRNLVANLAQTEATIGAFEFQKMLGLLPIFHIYGLVAVTHLGLRMGKTLVTMPRFELEGFLQILQDYKIELANLVPPIILGLAKHPAVAQYDLSSLRLVLSGAAPLGADVVGEASSRIGCAVSQGYGLTETSPVTHVLPFDYPKPKPGSIGPLVPNTEAKIIDVSTGEELGTDQDGELLIRGPQVMKGYLNNPEATAQCIDSDGFLHTGDMARVDSDGCFYIVDRLKELIKYKGYQVPPAELEALLLTHPAVADAAVIPALDEEAGEVPKAFVVKRAEVSAEELMEFVAGKVAPYKKIRYVEFIDAVPKSPAGKILRRTLIEKDRA from the coding sequence ATGATATTCAAAAGCCCTTATCCTCAAATAGAGATACCGAATCAATCTCTCACCGACTACGTCTTTGCCCATTCTGGGAGCTATCTGGATCGTCCAGCGCTGATCGATGGTCCGACCGGGCGCGAACTGAGCTACGGCAAGTTGATCGGGATGATCCGAATGGCGGCGGCAGGATTGGCGGCAAAAGGGTTTACCAAGGGCGACGCCATCGCCATCTATAGCCCTAACATTCCTGAGTATGTGGTCGCCATTCATGCCGCGGCCCGTTTGGGCGGCATCGTTTCGACCGCTAATCCTCTCTATACGGCGGACGAACTGGCCTTTCAACTGCGCGACAGCCGGGCCAAGATGCTCTTCACCATTCCACAGTTGATGGACAAGGCTTCCGACGCGGCTAAACAGGTCGGCGGAGCGGAGATCGTCGTATTTGGCGAGGCGGAAGGCGCAACGCCGTTCGCAACGCTCTTTCAACACGGCGATCAGCCGCCCAACGCCAGCATCGACCCGACGGGGGATACCGTCTGCCTGCCCTACTCCAGCGGCACGACCGGTATGCCCAAAGGGGTGATGCTGACGCACCGAAACCTGGTCGCCAACCTGGCGCAGACCGAGGCGACCATCGGCGCTTTCGAGTTTCAGAAGATGCTCGGTCTCTTGCCCATCTTCCACATTTACGGCCTGGTGGCGGTAACGCATCTAGGCTTGCGCATGGGCAAGACCCTCGTTACCATGCCTCGATTTGAATTGGAAGGCTTTCTTCAGATTTTGCAAGATTACAAGATTGAACTGGCGAACTTAGTGCCGCCCATTATCTTGGGGCTGGCCAAGCATCCGGCAGTCGCACAATACGACTTGTCTTCTCTTAGGTTAGTGCTCTCCGGGGCGGCGCCGCTCGGGGCCGACGTCGTGGGAGAAGCCTCAAGCCGGATCGGATGCGCGGTTTCTCAGGGCTATGGCTTGACTGAGACCTCGCCTGTAACGCACGTGCTTCCGTTCGACTATCCCAAACCCAAGCCCGGCTCGATCGGCCCACTGGTTCCAAACACCGAGGCCAAAATCATCGACGTTTCGACCGGCGAGGAGTTAGGCACGGATCAGGACGGCGAACTGCTGATCCGCGGGCCGCAGGTAATGAAGGGCTATCTGAACAACCCGGAAGCGACCGCTCAGTGCATCGATTCGGACGGTTTCCTTCACACCGGCGATATGGCGCGGGTCGATTCGGACGGCTGTTTTTACATCGTGGATCGGCTGAAGGAGCTGATCAAATACAAGGGGTATCAAGTTCCTCCCGCCGAGTTAGAGGCTTTGCTATTGACTCATCCGGCGGTTGCAGACGCCGCGGTCATCCCGGCGTTGGACGAAGAAGCGGGCGAGGTGCCCAAGGCGTTCGTCGTCAAGCGGGCAGAGGTTTCGGCAGAGGAGCTGATGGAGTTTGTAGCGGGCAAAGTCGCGCCCTACAAGAAGATTCGGTATGTGGAGTTTATCGACGCGGTGCCCAAATCGCCTGCCGGCAAGATTTTGAGGCGAACCCTGATCGAAAAGGATCGCGCTTAG
- a CDS encoding imidazolonepropionase, which produces MSPETQALLRELTPPNGFAAPGLVDPHTHLLFAGERAEEYVRRAAGVHYQEIAASGGGILSTVRATRQATKDQLVELGLSRLKTMLSFGVTTVEVKTGYGLTLKDELKLLDAIFELRQLQPVEIVATFMPAHAVPPETSADAYIDHVCEEMLPAAKEHPAEPKFVDVFCEKGAFTLAQSRKVFQAAARLGFGLKIHADEFNNLGGSQLAGYWEAVSAEHLLKSDQDDWRMLVEGGVTPVLLPGTAFTLKEPYANARGMIETGLKPAIGTDFNPGSCPIISLPFVMGLAVLYMGLTPDEALAAVTANALQALALPPEHGADDATIWPYPSVAHIAYNMSVARPRFVIKNGQVVCENPV; this is translated from the coding sequence ATGAGCCCCGAAACGCAAGCCTTGTTGCGCGAGTTAACTCCTCCCAACGGCTTTGCGGCTCCGGGGCTTGTCGATCCTCACACGCATTTGCTGTTTGCGGGAGAGCGCGCAGAGGAGTATGTTCGGCGGGCGGCGGGAGTCCATTACCAAGAGATCGCGGCTTCCGGCGGCGGAATTCTCAGTACGGTGAGGGCGACCCGCCAGGCAACCAAAGACCAACTGGTCGAATTAGGGCTATCGCGGCTCAAGACCATGCTCTCCTTTGGCGTTACGACGGTCGAGGTCAAGACCGGCTATGGGCTGACGCTGAAGGACGAGCTGAAGTTGTTGGATGCGATCTTTGAGCTTCGTCAGTTACAGCCGGTCGAGATTGTGGCCACGTTCATGCCTGCCCATGCCGTGCCCCCCGAGACGAGCGCCGACGCCTATATCGATCACGTCTGCGAAGAGATGCTTCCCGCGGCGAAGGAGCATCCCGCCGAACCCAAGTTTGTCGATGTTTTTTGCGAGAAGGGAGCCTTCACATTGGCTCAGTCGCGCAAGGTGTTTCAAGCGGCGGCGCGATTGGGTTTTGGGCTAAAAATCCACGCCGACGAGTTTAACAACTTGGGCGGATCGCAGTTGGCGGGCTATTGGGAGGCGGTGAGCGCGGAACACTTGCTCAAATCGGACCAAGACGATTGGCGCATGTTGGTAGAGGGCGGCGTAACGCCGGTGCTCTTGCCGGGCACCGCCTTCACGCTAAAAGAGCCGTATGCCAACGCGCGCGGCATGATCGAGACGGGGCTAAAGCCCGCCATCGGCACCGATTTTAACCCCGGCTCTTGTCCCATTATCTCGCTGCCGTTCGTCATGGGGCTGGCCGTGCTCTACATGGGGCTGACGCCCGACGAGGCGCTGGCGGCGGTTACTGCGAACGCCTTGCAAGCGCTTGCCTTGCCGCCCGAACACGGAGCTGACGACGCGACGATCTGGCCGTACCCGTCGGTCGCGCACATCGCTTACAACATGTCGGTCGCCAGGCCCCGCTTTGTGATCAAGAACGGCCAGGTCGTCTGCGAAAATCCAGTCTAA
- the purE gene encoding 5-(carboxyamino)imidazole ribonucleotide mutase, which produces MGSRNDWETMVRAAKTLQKLGIPYEARALSAHRTPDAAFEYAATAVERGLEAIIAGAGGAAHLAGVLAAKTTLPVLGVPIESPSLKGLDSLLSIVQMPQGIPVATFAIGAAGAANAALFAAAILARYRPDVRDALERFRDEQTKTALENSVIE; this is translated from the coding sequence ATGGGCTCCCGGAACGACTGGGAGACCATGGTGCGGGCTGCAAAGACCCTCCAGAAGCTAGGCATTCCTTACGAAGCCCGCGCTTTGTCTGCTCACCGGACGCCTGATGCCGCGTTTGAATATGCGGCGACTGCGGTGGAACGGGGTTTGGAGGCCATCATAGCGGGCGCGGGCGGCGCCGCACACCTGGCTGGCGTTCTGGCGGCAAAGACGACCTTGCCCGTGTTGGGCGTTCCGATCGAATCGCCCAGCCTCAAGGGTCTCGATTCGCTGTTGTCCATCGTCCAGATGCCTCAAGGCATTCCTGTCGCGACCTTTGCCATTGGCGCGGCAGGCGCTGCCAACGCGGCTCTGTTCGCTGCGGCCATTCTAGCGCGATATAGACCGGACGTGCGCGATGCGTTGGAGCGTTTTAGAGACGAGCAAACTAAAACGGCGTTAGAAAACAGCGTCATCGAATGA
- a CDS encoding c-type cytochrome — MRFKLIAVSACLLAIGGLVWQTTAQSQAQKQKIARGKYLVDIGGCVDCHTPFKMGKNGPEPDMTKYMSGHPQEMKLPPPPKMEMPWIWAGAASNTAFAGPWGVTFAPNITPHKISGLGAPQWSEANFVKAIKTGKHLGMTRPIMPPMPWTAYKHMTDADLKAVYAYLMSIKPIHNVAPDYQPAESGE, encoded by the coding sequence ATGAGGTTCAAACTCATCGCCGTATCTGCTTGCTTGCTCGCAATAGGTGGACTCGTTTGGCAGACGACCGCACAGTCTCAGGCTCAGAAGCAGAAGATCGCCCGTGGAAAGTACCTTGTCGATATCGGAGGCTGCGTCGATTGCCACACGCCGTTCAAGATGGGAAAGAACGGCCCCGAGCCGGACATGACGAAATATATGTCGGGGCATCCGCAAGAGATGAAGCTGCCCCCTCCGCCCAAGATGGAAATGCCCTGGATCTGGGCAGGCGCGGCTTCCAACACGGCGTTCGCAGGTCCGTGGGGCGTTACCTTTGCGCCGAACATCACGCCGCACAAAATCAGCGGGCTTGGCGCGCCTCAGTGGAGCGAGGCGAACTTCGTCAAGGCCATCAAGACCGGAAAGCATCTGGGTATGACCCGCCCCATCATGCCGCCCATGCCTTGGACCGCCTACAAACACATGACCGACGCCGACCTCAAGGCCGTCTACGCCTATCTCATGTCGATCAAACCCATCCACAACGTTGCGCCGGACTATCAACCCGCCGAGAGCGGCGAGTGA
- a CDS encoding phenylalanine 4-monooxygenase: MGLTTTKAPFIEDAVSSGQLYIHQPYELYSEENHEAWRRLYASMHEKWAKYANEKFQQGIESLCFDPDRIPKLEDVNQFLSPLTGFKAKAVSGYVPAFIFFDCLRNREFPTTITIRDINNLDYLPEPDIFHDISGHVPMHTDRAFADTLVRFGDCAHTAADIVRQIKDKDEQIRRLTSIQKALARFFWFTVEFGLMRGKNGDLKVYGSGLLSSRGEIEHCIESPEVQRFPIQLEWVVNQYFEIHHYQPLLFIVDSFDHLFELVGELETWMKEGKLNNVSPGEPKISPEDLDSFLQTEH; this comes from the coding sequence ATGGGCCTCACGACGACCAAGGCCCCCTTCATCGAAGACGCCGTTAGCAGCGGCCAACTTTACATCCATCAACCCTATGAGCTTTATTCGGAAGAGAACCACGAGGCTTGGCGCCGCCTCTATGCATCGATGCACGAAAAGTGGGCCAAGTACGCCAACGAGAAGTTCCAACAAGGCATCGAGAGCCTCTGCTTCGACCCGGACCGAATCCCCAAATTAGAGGATGTTAATCAGTTTCTTAGCCCGCTCACCGGATTTAAAGCCAAGGCAGTCAGCGGGTACGTGCCGGCGTTTATCTTCTTCGATTGTCTGCGCAATCGCGAGTTTCCCACCACCATCACCATCCGCGACATCAACAATTTGGACTACCTGCCCGAGCCGGACATCTTTCACGACATCAGCGGCCATGTGCCGATGCACACCGATCGCGCTTTTGCCGACACCCTGGTGCGGTTTGGCGATTGCGCCCACACGGCGGCCGATATTGTCCGACAGATTAAGGACAAGGACGAACAGATCCGGCGACTCACCAGCATCCAGAAAGCTTTGGCGCGATTCTTTTGGTTCACCGTCGAGTTTGGCCTGATGCGGGGCAAGAACGGCGACCTTAAGGTATACGGCAGCGGATTGCTCAGCTCTCGCGGCGAGATCGAGCACTGTATCGAATCGCCCGAGGTGCAGCGCTTCCCGATCCAGTTAGAATGGGTCGTCAACCAGTATTTTGAGATTCACCACTACCAGCCGCTGCTTTTCATCGTCGATTCGTTCGACCACCTGTTCGAACTCGTCGGCGAACTCGAAACTTGGATGAAAGAGGGCAAATTGAACAACGTCTCTCCGGGCGAGCCGAAGATCAGCCCCGAGGACCTCGATAGCTTTTTACAGACCGAACACTAA